The genomic window AGCAAGTAAATTCATAACCTAAGAAGACACATTACCATGATGTTCCAACATTTTCTTTAGGTTGTAACTTCCCTTTGGGGTAGACCATTTGCCAGTTCACTTGGCTCAGATTAGAAGTGAGCCAGAttctgttttcaatttttttatcctAATGCACAGTGTGTGTGACAGAGAATGGTCTCCATCTTGATTATAGTTTTGCTTGAAACTGCGAATGTCGTTAGTACAAAGTTTTGTTTTCCGTAAATAAACATTTGTTGTAGTTTTTGAagttcttctcttctctctctggtctctacttatatatgtataaatattggGGTCATAGACTGTGGATGATGGTGCTTCAATTTGTATACATGAAGATCTTGCTAACGTAGGTATGCAGGATGacctttatttatatttttcgtCTGAAGTGACTTCCTTAGAATGGTTCTTACATGTAGCCTGACAGAATTTAGAACGATCTGGTACATGTCGAAGATCTGCTTCATTTGGGTGGTATTACTCTTGTGTTAGACAAGCCTATGAAAGGACACAGGAATCCTATATTTGTATGGGACAATAATATTCCGGTAGACATCAATACTCTCTTAAGATTCAAATTAATAAGGTTAAAAATCCATCGCAAAAATCtccataaaccattgctaaaagCATCCTGAATTGATGTTGTACCATAAAGATGCAATGAAAGCTtgcatccttctttttttcttgcagaTATGCCGGCAATGATCCATCAAACTTATTAATTCTTTTAGCCTTAGCAACTCGACGTTAATGTATGGGTACCTATTGGTGACTCGAACAATATTATAGTGTAACATTTTTCCATTACAGAATGATTAATACTTGATTCAGCAAACCTACATATTGGTTGCAGGATATTGTTGCAATCATATTCATGCGGAGAGTGGTGATGGTGAAAAGAGGGGTGGTGATGGTGAAAAGAGTGGTGGTGATGGTCTTGTTCAAAAGTCATGCGAAAAAATGGAAGCTGCCAAAACTTCTGCACCTGATGTCATCAACGTgactttttttctatttcctctCTGGTTGATAAGAGTACCTGGAACAAAGCACCTTGTACGTGCTATTGTTCCCTGATAGCGTAGAAGCCTTTAAGAGTTTCATGCCTTCTGCTTCATGCTGATAGCTTCGGATGATTATTGTCAGTGGGATAAtttgttgatgttttctttAGTGAAAGATCTTGCTTTGAATTATTCTTAATtacccaagttaaaaaaattctGATCAGATTAATTTTCTGCACTTACGTGGTCTATGCACTTCTTTTTAACATTTACATTTATGTGAATTTACAGATTTGTGGTTGGCCTGTTGGACTGCAATTTCAAGGTTGAGAAGAAGCGAAGCAGAGCCAGTGGCAAGTAAAGCCACTGCTTGAATCTCTACGCGTCAGAGGAACGTGAATCTGGTGATCGTTCTCCTCATTTGGATACGGTTATGAAAAGGGTATACGAGGCTGATTTGGCATATCAAGAAAGTGAACAGAAATTGGGAGAATATGTATGTGACGTCAAATTCCCTGAAACATTTGGGAATGAAGTTGGTTGTTTATAACATTTGTATAACTGATaaatttaatgaaattttaaatttgacaattttttgttcttattttatttaattgcAAACCACAGACACACACAGAGGTTTAATGGCATAACCTCGCGTTACCAATGCATTTGGTCACCGTATATTATCAGTAACGAATGGGTTGTAACAAACTGTGAACATGTCACTGAAGATGACAAAGAATGATGCCTATAGCCTGTTTCTGAATATGTGTCAATAACACAGCAGCATTTTGCCACAAATGGATGAGGCGAGACTGTGGCAATCCTTGCAACGCTAAGAAGCAGGTTCATGTTCCTCAAATAAATCAGTTGAGTCACTTTTGGCTCGAGTTGTATATGACTAACTTAATTTGAATGCTCGATCTCTTGATGGAGCCCTTGGACATTGAGCACCAAAGACAGCTGCTGTCAAACCTGCAATCTTCTTCACGCGCACTCCAACGCTATGCAACTACTTCAAAAATTGAGAATCATAAGGTAGTAAGACAAGGAATGCAGTGTGGTCATCGACGTTACCCTCCTCTATGAGATCAGCCTTTACTGGCTTCAACCTCTCCTTGATACCAATAAACCACATAGATGGACCGCATCgtatttccaaaaaaaagatatttctaATAAATTCTTTTGGTGACGATTCTCTCATACGGGAAGCTGTCCCACCAAACCATGGTAAAAGATAAGGACCAAAAGTTGTATTTCAACAATTGGTATAAcgatagtaaaaaaaaattaaagataacAACTGTATTTCAAGATTTGGCAAAACTAAATGAGTGTAGTGTGAACGGTCTCGCGTATATCTAATGAGTAATGACGTCATTTGAACGCACGAGCGACGTGCAAGGACGCTGCACTCTTCAACGGTCATATTAACTGTCACAATTCTTTCCCCACATGCGCCGACGTATCTTCCCGCCAAAAATCGAGGGTCTTGAAGCTTTTTCAAATTGCCCGTAAGCTTCAAGTGGTATAAATACCTTTCTTGTCGATCGAAGGACTGTTATAGTTTTATCGGCAACCAAGGCCCCTTCTCGTTCCCACATCCTTCTTCCAACCGCTCTTTCTTGTCGATCGAAAGACTGTTATAGCTTTATCGGCAATCAAGGCCCCTTCTCGTTCCTACATCCTTCTCCGAaccaaaaacaaatgaaatctCTGATCGGGGGTTTCCGCCGGTGGAGAAAAAGGACGGAGGATGGGTCCTCCGTCTCCTTCCATTCTCTGAGTGAAGCCACGGTGTGCTTTCTCCGTGCCAACCAGGATGCTAGCAGAGAGATTGCTATGCTCACAGAAGCAACCTTTAAAAACGATCAGCTTTGTGGGATTGTGATGGACTACCTGGATCTGAGCTACAAAACGCTGAGTTTTCTATACGACATGCAAGGCTGTCTGAAGGCATTTGGGGATCGCAGCTTTCCACAGACCAAAGTGTCCGTGGACGGAAGATTAATCGATGATGTCCTTCTCTCCCTTGACAAGGTGATGGCAGCTCATGGTTTGATGTTGAGGAAGCTTGGGCAATTCAGACTGAGCAAATCCAAGAGAATCCAGACGCTGTTGAGACGACGGAAGCTCATCCACTGTGTTTTTTTGACTGTTTTCGTAGGTGCGGTAGTCTGCTCCAGCATTGCAGCGGCTGTGCATGCACCACCGTTGCTGGCTGCACTTCCTGCCGCTGTCGTCACTGCAGCCACCTTTGGTCCACTCACTTCATGGGTGCAGAACTTctggaaggaggaagagtgcgACATCAAGGCACGCTTGCAGACGGCGAACGTCCTGAACGTGAGCAGCTCTGTTTTGATTCGTGAACTGCAGGCTATCGGATTCTCGGTGAGGGCTTTGACGGACCATAAAACAAGATTGGCATGCCACAGAGGGTTCATTTCCAGGAACAAAGGCAACGGAATTCTTCCTGACAGCTTGATGGTGGAGAGATCAGGCAATTTGGTGcaaaaaattgaagagttgGACAAGCAACTGTCAGAATGTTGTCAAGGAATCGAAACAGCGAGAAAACAGATGCTAGATAGGCTCAATTCTTGGACTGAACCTGCTGAAATGGAGGATGGCTCTGCTAGAAGCGAAACCTGCTGCAGTTGCATACCCTTTTGGTGTTGCGTGTAAATGCTGAAATGCGTTCTCTCTCGTTATTCTTTATTCTATTTTGTACAGTTTTTGCGTCCTGTCCTGTACCGAATCTCAAGATTCATTTgcaatttaaaatccatgtgTTTGTTTCTCACAAGGCTATTTGTTTGTTGCCAAGCTCGTACCAGGCCGGGGGCCGGCGGAAAGTAAGGATGCATGGGCAAGCAGCAAAGTGCCATTGATGATACGTTAGTCTGCCCCCGTGCTGTATAATGTTTTATGACTTTTTCTAATTTAGCTATTCACTCAAACACGTTGACTTGGTTTTCCTGAAAATTTTCTGATTAGATTAGTTTCATGGATACACATTTGGCTCTCCCTTTAGGTTTGTTGATCCTTTCTTTAAGAAGACGGAAGGAAAGATTATGAGTCCAGATGCTACGTATACAAATTTACATGATAAAAATTTAGACGCTGAAGTGGCCGAGGATGTACTGAAGTGCGCGTTTCGTAATTCAAAGAAACTCCAATGCATTTGGGTTTGTAAATTTTGATGACCATGATGATGCTGGGCGTGCATGGTAATTCAAAGAAACTTTGACTAGCATTTTCTTATTTGCTTTGCAATGACAGCGATGTCAAGCTGGCAATTACAGTTGATTTGaacattttgttttcaaaaatttctgaaTCGCACTGTGGGAACAGAAACTTTACATGTGGCAAGAGCTCAAAAGAAGGCAGATCATGAAGAAATCCAAGGTCGTCAATACGAGAAAAGGCACAACGAAAAAATTCTCAAGTCAAGTGCCACGTAATCCAAGATGTGCTTTTGGGAAGTTTGCTTCTGTTTTCCTATCTCCAAAGTCCAAAATTTTTTAGGAAATTTCCTACTTTTTTCTAACTTTAATTTGCCATGTTTTCTTAAGGAATATGCTTCTTCTGGATTAGCAGAGCATCAGGTATTTCTCTTCTCCATTGCCGTTTTCAGTTACTAACCATGGTTAAAACGTTGCAGCGTTGCATTGCTCAGGCTTCACATGTGTATGTAAAGAAACATTGGCGTTGCAGTTCATGATGGTGATTCACAAGGATGTTTCAGCAAATATGGTACTGTAACATCTGTAAAATTGATGTGAGACGACAAAGGGATCAGCGAAGGGTTCGTGTTTGTACACTTTTCCTCCCCAGTTGAAGCCAACGAAGGAGTTGCCACCTATCACTTAATAGCAGTACTTATGTTGGCATCAAACTTTCTCTGCAAATCATTACCAAATGTTGTTATTACCTTATTTTTTGctgaattttatttcttactGGGGTACAAGGCAGCAACTTGTGTCATGGGAAGCCCTTGTACATCGCTATcgcacaagaaaaagaaattaggCAGGCACAACTGCAGCTATAGCATGCCCAACAAATGGGAGGAATAGCTGGATATGTCGGACCCATCCTTCATGCTGGATATTCTCCATTGAACGAATCTGCACCTCCTCCTCCTGGCATTGTTCTTCCACCAATTCACTTGCGACAGGGACTTGTTTACCTGCCTTTAGTTACGAGATAAGAATGGGGGCCTAGTGCCTTTGTAGTTTGCACTAGGGCCACCTCTTACCGACCTGCATTCCTGCCTATATTTGTACCTGTAGTAAGTTTCCATTCTCATCCTTCACTTATTATGCCTTTAGTGGGGATCTTATTCATACTTTAGGGACGGGGTCCAAGTAACCAAAGGCTCTATAGCCAAAACTGAGGGCATGTATGAGCATTGGATTGCACAAAGTAGTCTGCACCAACTAATGACACTGCAAATCAGCAAGTATGTTTGTACTTCGTCCTCAAGTGACTATCAAGTTTGCATTTTCCTCATGCACATGTTATAGTTACGTTGTTAGTAATTAGAAATAGCTTTCAGGATTGTGCCCCAGGTGTGGTGCCACTTTGAGATTATAAATGTATTCAAGTTGAAATAATGAGATGCAACTTAATCTCCATGTAACCTGATGAATCCTGGTCTGTTGGAACCAGGTGAAACCTgtgtggttctctctctctttctctctctctctctctctttctctctctctctctctctttctctctctctctccttgttgTTCActcttctattttgttttgattttggaCTTTTGATGAGGTTGCTTTTGATTTGGGGTTTTCACATTTGATATCACATTTGGGCGTTTTTTATTGGTGTTTTATTAGGTCATATAGGTTCTTCACCCAATTTGTGCATCTTGCACGTTCTTTCGCACCATCGTTTGTCATCTTGTTTATTTCATTGtcattgttctttgttttcactTCTTTCCTGTCTATGAGAACACTTTTAAAGTTGGATCAGTAAACTCAGGGTATGTAAACTTGCATGTTAAATATTTGGACCTTTAACAAGACCAGAGGACGGATTATGAGTCCCATGATAAGTATACAAACTTGCATGTTAGAAATTTGGAAGATGAAGTGACCGAGGAGGCATTGAACTTTGTATTTTGGTAACTCAAAGAAACTCCAATATGtttatatttgtaaattttggtGATCATGATGATGCTTGGCATGCATGGTAATTCTTTTTGACTGGTATTTGATTTTTCGCTTCGCAATGACAGTGATGTCAAGTTGGAAATTAGAGTTCATTTGAACATTTTGTTTCCAAGAATTTCTGAATCAGATTGTGGGAACCAAAACTTCATATGTATCTAGAGTTCAGAAGAAGGCAGAGCTTAAATAAATCCATAGTCATCAATATGAAGTTTTCAGTTTCAAACCATGGTCAAAATGTTGCACAGCTCAGGGTTCAAATGAGTATGTAAAGAAACGTTGACGATGCAGTTCATGATGGTGaaatacaaaaatgcatgagcAAATATGGCACTATAACGTCTGTAATGTTGAGAGATGAGAAAGGGATCTGCAAAGGGTTTGGATTTCTACGCTTTTGCTCTCCTGTTGAAGCCAACAAAGCAGTTGGCACCTGTCACTGTAATAGCTATACTTCTGTTGTTATCAACTTTTCTCTGCCAATCATTACCATGTCTTCCTATTACCTGATTTTCTTGCTTCTGTAATTTTGATTCTCAGCCTGATGATAGATAGGTGCAGCTTTTAAATTGGAGATTGATGTTGCTGTTGAAAGTAAAGGCAAGAAGATTTATGCTCTTCCGATCATCATTTTAAGGTATGCACCTTTGATCtgtgctctccctctctctctccctaatatacatatatacacacgcaAGTAAAGAAATTAGAGACTTAATGCAG from Nymphaea colorata isolate Beijing-Zhang1983 chromosome 6, ASM883128v2, whole genome shotgun sequence includes these protein-coding regions:
- the LOC116256575 gene encoding UPF0496 protein At4g34320-like, giving the protein MKSLIGGFRRWRKRTEDGSSVSFHSLSEATVCFLRANQDASREIAMLTEATFKNDQLCGIVMDYLDLSYKTLSFLYDMQGCLKAFGDRSFPQTKVSVDGRLIDDVLLSLDKVMAAHGLMLRKLGQFRLSKSKRIQTLLRRRKLIHCVFLTVFVGAVVCSSIAAAVHAPPLLAALPAAVVTAATFGPLTSWVQNFWKEEECDIKARLQTANVLNVSSSVLIRELQAIGFSVRALTDHKTRLACHRGFISRNKGNGILPDSLMVERSGNLVQKIEELDKQLSECCQGIETARKQMLDRLNSWTEPAEMEDGSARSETCCSCIPFWCCVPGAGGK